In one window of Procambarus clarkii isolate CNS0578487 chromosome 63, FALCON_Pclarkii_2.0, whole genome shotgun sequence DNA:
- the Ppa gene encoding F-box/LRR-repeat protein 14 — protein MEVCGEDTSCPQTTHISCLYPEILALIFSYLDVKDKGRVAQVCTNWRDAAYHKSVWRGVEAKLHLRRPNPSLFESLVCRGIRRVQVLSLRRVLRDVISGVPNITSLNLSGCYNVSDIGLTHAFASECPSLTHLNLSLCKQISDSSLGKIAQQLRNLEVLELGGCSYITNTGLLLVAWGLKKLRRLNLRSCCLVSNQGIAYLAGQHQEAADGTTALEHLGLQDCQKLSDEALRHVAHGLPNLKSINLSFCASITDSGLKYLARMPSLRELNLRSCDNISDIGIAYLAEGGSRITTLDVSFCDKIGDQALVHISQGLFTLRSLSCSACQISDDGIHRIARTLHELDTLNIGQCVRVTDKGLQLIAEHLTNLYCIDLYGCNRITTVGLERIMQLPRLSVLNLGLWHKHRR, from the coding sequence ATGGAGGTCTGTGGAGAGGACACATCGTGTCCACAAACTACGCATATTTCGTGTTTATACCCAGAGATCCTAGCACTTATATTCAGTTACTTGGACGTTAAAGACAAAGGGCGTGTAGCGCAAGTGTGTACGAACTGGCGGGATGCTGCCTATCACAAGAGCGTGTGGAGAGGAGTGGAGGCGAAGCTCCACCTGCGCAGACCCAACCCGTCTTTGTTCGAGTCTCTAGTGTGCCGAGGGATCCGGCGGGTGCAGGTGTTGTCGTTGAGGCGGGTGCTGAGGGACGTGATCAGCggcgtgcccaacatcacctccctcaACCTCTCCGGCTGCTACAACGTCTCCGACATCGGCCTGACGCACGCCTTCGCCAGCGagtgcccctccctcacccacctcaaCCTCTCGCTCTGTAAGCAGATCTCAGACTCCTCCTTGGGAAAAATAGCGCAACAGCTGAGGAACTTGGAGGTGCTGGAGCTGGGCGGGTGTTCTTATATCACCAACACCGGCCTCTTGTTAGTGGCGTGGGGCTTAAAGAAATTACGGAGACTTAATTTAAGGTCGTGTTGTTTAGTGAGTAACCAGGGCATCGCGTACCTGGCGGGTCAGCACCAGGAGGCTGCCGACGGCACCACGGCCCTCGAGCACCTGGGCCTCCAGGACTGTCAGAAGCTGTCAGACGAGGCGCTGCGCCACGTCGCCCACGGCCTCCCCAACCTCAAGAGTATTAACCTCTCCTTCTGCGCCAGCATCACGGACTCGGGCCTCAAATACTTGGCGCGGATGCCCAGCCTCCGTGAGTTAAACTTAAGATCGTGTGATAACATCTCCGACATCGGGATAGCCTACCTGGCGGAGGGAGGCTCGAGGATTACCACGCTGGACGTCTCCTTCTGCGACAAGATCGGGGATCAGGCGCTAGTGCACATCTCCCAGGGCCTGTTCACCCTGCGGTCACTCTCCTGCTCGGCGTGTCAGATTAGTGACGACGGCATTCACCGCATCGCACGCACGCTCCACGAACTCGACACACTCAACATCGGGCAGTGCGTGAGAGTCACGGACAAGGGCCTGCAGCTCATCGCCGAACACCTCACCAATCTCTACTGCATTGACCTGTACGGGTGCAACCGCATCACCACGGTGGGCCTGGAGAGAATCATGCAGCTGCCTCGCCTCTCTGTGCTCAACCTGGGTctgtggcacaagcacagacggtGA